A part of Streptomyces sp. NBC_01235 genomic DNA contains:
- a CDS encoding IS110 family transposase — protein MLATDEFPATAPGYRDLLKWARKSGTVGRAGVEGTGSYGASLSRYLLAQGVDVFDVNWMDRADRRRRGKSDPLDAQNAARAVLSGRARARALLLLIPLCGKNWPDWAMPNFSVPVRGSRT, from the coding sequence GTGCTCGCCACTGACGAATTCCCGGCCACCGCACCTGGATACCGCGATCTGCTGAAGTGGGCCAGGAAGTCGGGAACCGTGGGGCGGGCCGGGGTGGAGGGGACCGGCTCCTATGGGGCGTCCCTGTCCCGCTATCTGCTGGCCCAGGGCGTGGATGTGTTTGACGTGAATTGGATGGACCGGGCGGATCGCCGGCGGCGCGGCAAATCGGATCCGCTCGATGCCCAGAATGCGGCGCGAGCCGTGTTGAGCGGGCGGGCCCGCGCCCGGGCCTTATTACTGCTGATCCCGCTTTGCGGGAAGAACTGGCCGGACTGGGCAATGCCGAACTTCTCCGTACCTGTGCGCGGTTCGCGGACGTGA